From Magnetococcales bacterium, the proteins below share one genomic window:
- the rpiB gene encoding ribose 5-phosphate isomerase B, translated as MRVFMAADHGALELKNDLVIWIRDRHGLEVVDFGVHSSVSVDYPDLAAQLCRGLLAGDPQDRGILLCGTGLGMSIAANRWPGVRAALCHDAYTARMSRLHNDANVLVLGGRVTGLGVARDLVDVWLEESFEGGRHQRRLEKMETLPQGQDGGNS; from the coding sequence ATGCGTGTATTCATGGCCGCGGATCACGGCGCGTTGGAACTGAAAAACGATCTGGTGATCTGGATCCGGGATCGGCATGGGCTGGAGGTGGTGGATTTCGGTGTGCATTCCTCCGTGTCGGTGGACTATCCGGATCTGGCCGCGCAATTGTGTCGGGGCTTGTTGGCCGGGGATCCGCAAGACCGGGGCATTTTGTTGTGCGGCACCGGACTGGGTATGAGCATCGCGGCCAACCGTTGGCCCGGAGTGCGGGCCGCCTTGTGTCACGACGCCTATACCGCCCGCATGTCCCGTCTGCACAACGATGCCAATGTGCTGGTATTGGGGGGACGGGTCACCGGATTGGGCGTGGCCCGGGATCTGGTGGATGTGTGGCTGGAGGAGTCTTTCGAGGGGGGGCGTCACCAGCGGCGTCTGGAAAAGATGGAAACGCTCCCGCAGGGGCAAGATGGCGGGAACTCCTGA